One Leptospira wolbachii serovar Codice str. CDC genomic region harbors:
- a CDS encoding ankyrin repeat domain-containing protein — protein sequence MSLIDVAKSGSIEEWESEIRAGADPNELDSYGTNPLSWMLKMENVDLFRHAILNGADPAFPYRTPGNVIFDVIGQNKESFLHILTETVATWKNSSHLLTRDKNGNTIFHLSVLESAEPLWEVLAESLTEEVLSLRNEEGRSVFLEAITEDRMEIVTNLFHKFPKIIEHKDSEGKSALHLVAERNLYDLCSYLLEEGDFSLETKDNMGNTALFLAASSDAVECLIDLLDAGANPFVWGENEESITRLLDREKFGHCLKTWKDFVIQKAILGAGYSHREEMIDYIKREKPFKPEELTKAKLVDLI from the coding sequence ATGAGTTTGATTGACGTTGCCAAATCGGGAAGTATCGAAGAATGGGAGAGTGAGATTCGTGCGGGAGCCGACCCCAATGAATTAGATTCCTATGGAACTAATCCTCTTTCTTGGATGTTAAAGATGGAGAATGTGGATTTGTTTCGACATGCCATTTTAAATGGAGCCGATCCCGCATTTCCTTATAGAACTCCCGGCAATGTCATCTTCGATGTGATAGGCCAAAACAAAGAATCCTTTTTACATATCCTTACGGAAACGGTTGCAACTTGGAAAAACTCATCTCATCTTCTTACCCGAGACAAAAATGGAAACACCATCTTTCATCTCTCTGTCCTTGAATCCGCCGAACCACTTTGGGAAGTCCTTGCAGAATCTTTAACAGAAGAAGTTCTTTCTTTACGCAATGAAGAGGGACGATCGGTATTTTTAGAAGCGATCACGGAAGACCGTATGGAGATCGTTACGAATTTATTTCATAAATTTCCTAAAATCATAGAACACAAAGACAGTGAAGGAAAATCGGCACTTCATTTAGTCGCAGAAAGAAATTTATATGATCTATGTTCTTATCTTTTGGAAGAGGGAGATTTTTCTTTAGAGACAAAAGACAATATGGGAAACACCGCTTTGTTTTTAGCAGCATCTTCCGATGCGGTGGAATGTTTGATAGACCTACTAGACGCAGGTGCAAATCCCTTTGTTTGGGGAGAGAATGAAGAATCCATCACAAGGCTTTTGGACCGAGAAAAGTTTGGCCATTGTTTGAAAACTTGGAAAGACTTTGTGATCCAAAAAGCAATCCTCGGTGCTGGTTATTCCCACCGAGAAGAAATGATCGACTACATCAAAAGAGAGAAACCTTTCAAACCAGAAGAATTAACCAAAGCAAAGTTAGTCGACCTGATTTGA
- the mnmE gene encoding tRNA uridine-5-carboxymethylaminomethyl(34) synthesis GTPase MnmE, translating into MIDTIAALSTASGPGAIGILRVSGSAVLPIALSVLQKNGSPLTEEFIQNQRRTAIFCDFVDTEHPLDQIVFFYFPSPNSYTGEDLAEFHLHGNPILLKRGLQILFEKGARPAQKGEFTKRAYLNGKINLSGAEAIGRLIEARSRYELELAQKNVFGEITKLSSKIRSDLISLKAECEAEIDFSTEDLTFESLEERKNRMISLKNLCSKLIQDSERAETLILQSTVVLFGEPNTGKSSLMNLLIGKDRSIISDIPGTTRDYIAEELSLDGIPIRLVDTAGIRETSDNIEQMGIERSKREADSANVKLLLIDTSQPFDKSSFLTKHKERLHGSILVANKIDEKQNDWNSNQLDDLQKEFELEITEISCKTKVGIPHLLELLKTKLTSQDSAEDVVLLEDRQRYHIQKIESSLSEAIHLMEDGAPAEIYIQEINSSLKEIGEVNGHVDNEEILGRIFSKFCVGK; encoded by the coding sequence TTGATTGATACCATTGCGGCATTGTCCACTGCCTCAGGTCCCGGAGCGATTGGCATCCTTCGGGTATCGGGCTCTGCCGTATTGCCCATTGCCCTCTCCGTTCTTCAAAAGAACGGATCTCCTCTCACCGAAGAATTTATTCAAAACCAAAGGCGAACTGCTATTTTCTGCGATTTCGTAGATACGGAACACCCTCTAGACCAAATTGTATTTTTCTATTTTCCATCACCTAACTCTTACACAGGTGAAGACTTAGCAGAGTTCCACTTACATGGGAACCCCATCCTACTCAAACGTGGTTTACAAATTCTTTTTGAGAAGGGAGCGCGCCCAGCCCAGAAGGGTGAGTTTACCAAAAGGGCCTATCTGAATGGAAAAATCAATCTGTCTGGTGCAGAAGCCATCGGTCGACTCATCGAAGCACGATCTCGATATGAATTGGAATTGGCTCAAAAAAATGTCTTTGGTGAAATTACAAAATTAAGTTCCAAAATTAGAAGTGATTTGATTTCACTCAAAGCGGAATGCGAAGCTGAAATTGATTTTTCTACAGAAGACCTTACCTTTGAAAGTTTGGAAGAAAGAAAAAATCGGATGATCTCACTCAAGAATCTTTGTTCCAAATTGATCCAAGATTCGGAACGGGCCGAAACTCTCATTTTACAATCAACTGTTGTTTTGTTTGGAGAACCTAACACGGGGAAATCGAGTTTAATGAATTTACTTATTGGAAAGGACCGTTCGATTATCTCTGACATTCCCGGTACGACTAGGGATTATATAGCCGAAGAATTAAGTTTGGATGGAATCCCCATTCGACTTGTGGACACGGCCGGGATCCGAGAAACATCAGATAACATTGAACAGATGGGAATAGAACGAAGCAAACGAGAAGCCGACAGTGCCAATGTAAAATTACTTCTGATTGATACCTCCCAACCATTCGACAAAAGTTCGTTTTTAACAAAACACAAAGAAAGACTCCATGGTTCCATCCTTGTAGCCAATAAAATTGATGAAAAACAAAATGATTGGAATTCAAATCAATTGGACGACCTACAAAAAGAATTTGAGTTAGAGATTACGGAAATCTCTTGTAAAACAAAAGTGGGAATTCCTCATTTATTAGAACTTTTAAAAACAAAACTCACATCTCAAGATAGTGCGGAAGATGTAGTTTTATTAGAAGATAGACAAAGGTATCACATTCAAAAAATTGAATCTAGTTTATCAGAAGCCATTCATCTTATGGAAGATGGTGCCCCAGCAGAAATTTATATCCAAGAAATCAATTCTTCCCTGAAGGAAATTGGTGAAGTCAACGGTCATGTTGATAACGAAGAAATCCTAGGCAGAATTTTTAGTAAATTCTGTGTGGGTAAATAA
- the jag gene encoding RNA-binding cell elongation regulator Jag/EloR yields the protein MNNYIFEAEGKTKSEAEEYSLETLRLQPGDLRFEVVDSGKSGFLGITQKKPAVVRAFVANNDIPSEKIIHGVIITILKKMGIPAEVVGMGDVDGKIYVELTSKESGLIIGKRGGTLDSLQFLLNLMVDPRIRHNRKIVLDIESYRDKRELSLIRLAKSVAASVIKSGRSKLLDPMNPFERRIVHMAIQEDERVFTRSEGNGTFKRVRVISAKEKHKYKDLEDPSKKGLPVEDFADGVDQEDLD from the coding sequence ATGAATAATTACATTTTCGAAGCCGAAGGAAAAACTAAAAGTGAGGCGGAAGAATATTCTTTAGAAACTCTTCGTCTCCAACCAGGCGATTTACGATTCGAAGTAGTTGATTCCGGAAAATCCGGATTTTTGGGAATCACACAAAAAAAACCAGCCGTTGTACGCGCGTTTGTTGCTAACAACGATATCCCATCCGAAAAAATCATCCACGGAGTTATCATTACCATTTTGAAAAAAATGGGAATTCCTGCGGAAGTAGTAGGAATGGGTGATGTAGATGGAAAAATCTATGTCGAACTTACAAGTAAAGAATCTGGACTCATCATTGGAAAAAGAGGGGGCACTTTAGATTCACTTCAATTCCTTCTCAATCTGATGGTAGACCCAAGAATTCGCCACAACAGAAAAATTGTTTTGGATATTGAATCTTACCGCGACAAACGCGAGTTATCTCTCATTCGATTGGCAAAATCTGTCGCTGCCTCGGTCATCAAATCAGGAAGATCCAAACTTTTAGATCCAATGAATCCTTTTGAACGAAGAATTGTTCACATGGCAATCCAAGAGGACGAAAGAGTATTCACAAGATCGGAAGGAAATGGAACTTTCAAAAGAGTTCGAGTTATCTCTGCAAAAGAAAAACATAAATACAAAGATTTGGAAGATCCTTCTAAAAAAGGCCTTCCTGTAGAAGACTTTGCAGACGGAGTAGACCAAGAAGATCTTGATTGA